Proteins from one Dama dama isolate Ldn47 chromosome 12, ASM3311817v1, whole genome shotgun sequence genomic window:
- the LOC133066044 gene encoding peroxisomal succinyl-coenzyme A thioesterase-like, whose amino-acid sequence MGCDSASGMTVTVTLEPAGRCRWDEPVRIVVRGLAPGQPVTLRAALRDEKGALFRAHARYCADAAGLLDLERAPALGGSFAGLEPMGLFWALEPEKPFWRFLKRDVQTPFAVELEVFDGHEPGTQRLLGRALHERDFLAPGVRREPVRAGRVRASLFLPPGSGPFPGIIDIFGIGGGLLEYRASLLAGHGFATLALAYYDFDDLPKKFDVIHLEYFEEALCYMLQHTQIKGPRIGLLGISLGADICLSMASFLKNISATVSINGSGFSGHRVIHYKDSNIPPLGHDLRRVKVAFSGLLDIVDVRNDIVGGCENPCMIPIEKAQGPILFIVGQDDHNWRSEFYAQIASERLQAHGKEKPQIISYPGAGHYIEPPYFPMCPASLHKLLDKPVMWGGEPRAHSKAQLDAWKQILTFFTKHLGPSPKL is encoded by the exons ATGGGCTGCGACAGTGCGTCTGGAATGACAGTGACGGTGACGCTGGAGCCGGCGGGCCGCTGCCGCTGGGACGAGCCCGTGCGCATCGTCGTGCGCGGCCTGGCGCCGGGGCAGCCGGTCACGCTGCGCGCGGCCCTGCGCGACGAGAAGGGCGCCCTCTTCAGGGCCCACGCGCGCTACTGCGCCGACGCCGCCGGCCTGCTGGACCTGGAGCGCGCGCCCGCGCTGGGCGGCAGCTTCGCGGGGCTCGAGCCCATGGGGCTCTTCTGGGCTCTGGAGCCCGAGAAGCCTTTTTGGCGGTTTCTGAAGCGGGACGTGCAGACGCCCTTCGCCGTGGAGCTGGAGGTGTTCGACGGTCACGAGCCCGGGACCCAGCGACTTCTGGGCCGGGCGCTGCACGAGCGCGACTTCCTGGCGCCCGGGGTGCGGCGCGAGCCGGTGCGCGCGGGCCGGGTGCGCGCCTCGCTCTTCCTGCCGCCAG GATCTGGACCTTTCCCAGGGATCATTGACATCTTCGGTATTGGAGGAGGCCTATTGGAATATCGGGCTAGTCTTTTGGCTGGCCATGGCTTTGCCACATTGGCTCTAGCTTATTATGACTTTGATGATCTTCCCAAGAAATTTGACGTGATACACCTGGAATATTTTGAAGAAGCCCTGTGCTACATGCTCCAGCACACCCAG ATAAAGGGCCCACGCATTGGGCTTCTGGGCATTTCTTTAGGGGCTGATATTTGTCTCTCCATGGCCTCATTTTTGAAGAACATCTCAGCCACGGTTTCCATCAACGGATCTGGGTTCAGTGGACACAGAGTCATACACTACAAGGACAGCAACATTCCACCGTTGGGCCATGACCTGAGGCGAGTGAAGGTAGCTTTCTCAGGCCTCCTAGACATTGTGGATGTAAGGAACGATATTGTAGGGGGGTGCGAGAACCCCTGCATGATTCCAATAGAGAAGGCCCAGGGGCCTATCCTCTTCATTGTTGGTCAGGATGACCATAACTGGAGGAGTGAGTTTTATGCCCAGATAGCCTCGGAACGGTTACAGGCCCATGGAAAGGAAAAACCCCAGATCATCTCTTATCCTGGGGCTGGGCACTACATTGAGCCTCCTTATTTCCCCATGTGCCCAGCTTCTTTGCACAAATTATTGGACAAACCCGTAATGTGGGGTGGGGAGCCCAGGGCCCATTCTAAGGCCCAGCTAGATGCTTGGAAGCAAATTCTAACCTTCTTCACCAAACACCTTGGACCTTCCCCCAAATTGTAA